In Silene latifolia isolate original U9 population chromosome X, ASM4854445v1, whole genome shotgun sequence, the following proteins share a genomic window:
- the LOC141617566 gene encoding importin subunit alpha-2-like, whose protein sequence is MSLRPNARAEVRRNKYKVAVDADEGRRRREDNMVEIRKSKREESLLKKRREGFQTPQQPFPVLSSSTLDRKLESLPNLVAGVYSDNNQMQLEATMQFRKLLSIERSPPIEEVIQAGVVPRFVEFLQREDFPQLQFEAAWALTNIASGTSENTKVVIDHGAVPIFAKLLASPSDDVREQAVWALGNVAGDSPGCRDLVLSSGALIPLLAQLNEHSKLSMLRNATWTLSNFCRGKPQPPFDQVRPALPALERLVHSNDDEVLTDACWALSYLSDGPNDKIQAVIEAGVCPRLVELLMHPSPSVLIPALRTVGNIVTGDDVQTQFIINSGSLPCLLNLLTHNHKKSIKKEACWTISNITAGNREQIQAVIEADLIGPLVNLLQTAEFDIKKEAAWTISNATSGGSPDQIKYLVSQGCIKPLCDLLVCPDPRVITVCLEGLENILKVGEAEKNIGNTGEVNYYAQLIDEAEGLEKIENLQSHDNNEIYEKAVKILETYWLEEEEETAPPSADDSQNWGVEAPSGGFKFG, encoded by the exons atgTCGCTGAGACCGAATGCGAGGGCGGAAGTCCGCCGTAACAAGTACAAAGTCGCCGTCGATGCCGATGAAGGTCGCCGGAGAAGAGAGGATAATATGGTTGAGATTCGGAAGAGTAAGCGTGAAGAAAGCTTGCTTAAGAAGCGTCGTGAAGGATTTCAAACTCCTCAACAACCTTTTCCTGTTCTTTCTTCCTCTACTCTTGATCGAAAG TTGGAGAGTTTGCCTAATTTGGTTGCTGGCGTGTACTCTGATAATAACCAAATGCAGCTGGAGGCTACTATGCAGTTCCGGAAATTGCTTTCAATAG AAAGAAGCCCTCCGATTGAGGAAGTGATACAAGCTGGAGTTGTTCCCCGCTTTGTAGAGTTTCTTCAGAGAGAGGATTTTCCCCAGCTGCAG TTTGAGGCTGCTTGGGCTCTTACAAATATTGCGTCAGGGACCTCAGAAAACACCAAGGTCGTGATTGATCATGGAGCTGTTCCCATTTTTGCGAAGCTCCTTGCTTCTCCAAGTGATGATGTCCGTGAGCAG GCAGTGTGGGCTTTGGGAAATGTTGCTGGCGACTCCCCAGGATGCAGGGACTTAGTTCTTAGCAGTGGTGCGTTGATTCCACTGCTTGCTCAACTCAATGAGCATTCAAAGCTTTCCATGCTTAGAAATGCCACATGGACTTTGTCAAACTTCTGTAGGGGAAAGCCACAACCTCCTTTTGACCAG GTCAGGCCAGCGCTTCCTGCCCTTGAACGTCTTGTTCATTCGAATGATGATGAAGTCTTGACAGATGCCTGCTGGGCACTTTCTTACCTATCAGATGGCCCAAACGACAAAATTCAAGCTGTTATTGAGGCTGGTGTTTGCCCACGATTGGTAGAGCTCCTCAT GCATCCATCTCCTTCTGTGCTGATTCCTGCTCTTCGAACAGTCGGAAATATTGTTACTGGAGATGATGTTCAAACACAG TTCATAATCAACAGTGGCTCACTGCCATGCCTTTTGAACCTCTTGACTCATAATCACAAGAAGAGCATTAAAAAAGAGGCTTGCTGGACGATATCGAATATTACGGCTGGTAATAGAGAACAGATTCAG GCTGTCATTGAAGCTGATTTGATCGGCCCACTCGTCAACTTGCTTCAAACTGCTGAATTTGACATAAAGAAAGAGGCTGCTTGGACAATATCTAATGCCACATCTGGTGGCTCTCCTGATCAAATAAA GTACCTTGTTAGTCAAGGTTGCATTAAACCATTATGTGACTTGCTTGTGTGCCCTGACCCAAGGGTCATTACCGTATGCCTAGAAGGCCTGGAAAACATCTTGAAAGTAGGTGAAGCAGAGAAGAATATCGGCAACACAGGGGAAGTTAATTATTATGCCCAGTTGATAGATGAAGCCGAGGGATTGGAGAAAATTGAAAATCTTCAAAGTCATGATAATAATGAGATCTATGAAAAGGCTGTGAAAATTTTAGAAACTTACTGgttggaggaagaggaagaaactGCACCACCATCTGCCGATGATTCTCAAAATTGGGGAGTTGAAGCACCATCTGGGGGATTTAAATTTGGCTAA